A stretch of Kaistella flava (ex Peng et al. 2021) DNA encodes these proteins:
- a CDS encoding LUD domain-containing protein codes for MSLFKKLVGKILNQPEEDEEQDLVKLGDQLKNADLDYKFAQLFTHSGGFFNYCADEAEALQTLNHILKIENVKSVFCWDNDLKNFLNVVNVPYTSELELFNDCAFITCEYLIAYDGRIMLSHNNILHYHSSRLPEKVIIMANVSQIVNNLNDAMSKIKRNGNIRNLTSISGSNSKLDTPNKDNTKLFLLLLED; via the coding sequence TTGAGTCTATTTAAAAAATTGGTGGGGAAAATACTGAATCAGCCTGAAGAGGATGAAGAGCAGGATTTGGTGAAACTTGGAGATCAGTTGAAAAACGCTGACCTTGACTATAAGTTTGCCCAATTATTTACCCATTCCGGTGGATTTTTTAATTACTGTGCTGATGAAGCAGAAGCACTTCAGACTTTAAATCATATCCTGAAAATAGAAAATGTAAAATCTGTTTTCTGTTGGGATAATGATTTGAAAAATTTCCTTAATGTAGTTAATGTTCCTTATACTAGTGAACTGGAGCTTTTTAATGATTGTGCATTTATCACTTGCGAATACTTAATCGCTTATGACGGCAGAATCATGCTTTCCCATAATAACATTTTGCATTATCACTCGTCCCGATTACCTGAAAAAGTAATCATCATGGCTAATGTCTCCCAAATTGTGAACAACCTGAATGATGCCATGAGCAAAATCAAGCGCAACGGAAATATTAGAAATCTTACTTCTATCAGCGGAAGCAATTCTAAATTAGATACTCCAAATAAGGATAACACAAAACTTTTCTTACTTTTGCTCGAAGATTAA